The following are encoded together in the Coregonus clupeaformis isolate EN_2021a chromosome 24, ASM2061545v1, whole genome shotgun sequence genome:
- the LOC121538194 gene encoding putative beta-lactamase-like 1: MKVKWTKLGMVVFLLISLVMTGCFIWQYRMPKLKIDNVVNIEVKEEKMCPRFPEPVLLEHPIPALKEALEKIDVVLRLSIHEARLPALSAIIVFNDSVLWNGNFGRRNGSDPSSPPPNEYTVYRIASLSKIFPTLMLYKLWEEGKVASLDDPLEKYAANFTIKNPLGKRREVVDVKAGSDRDTQPRSPSVTLRRMASQLSGLPRRLRATNLLWDGDTEAAIYLLQDDVLVADPGTKCHYSNVAFSLLANVLAENFAKSDYESWVSDNILEQLGMEDTGFDITPAIQSQMAVGVYSSGQSAPLYDLGWYRPAGQMYSTVADMAKLAMVLLGAYSRPLLQQDTLKTLLTPLFRCHQGYFANYTGTPWEVNEQLGYEVVRKDGDLDGYATTFSLVPRLKLGLVVLMAGVRPPAMDGDLVTQAYSHLIPAMESAFRDAQRKLSPPPDPTPYVGLFTYQNMTFYEIKASLGGVLVMQQFGPQVDTMVPAKYRTIRLDFLQERVFRVVFEGEYPCKLKVNSMSVSLETQDRQLFNFYYFNKKGVSPGFDSPGLNTYKVLRIARRPIFNS; this comes from the exons ATGAAGGTGAAATGGACCAAGTTAGGCATGGTGGTTTTCTTGCTGATATCCTTGGTCATGACGGGATGCTTTATTTGGCAGTACAGGATGCCAAAATTAAAAATCG ACAATGTTGTGAACATTGAGGTGAAGGAGGAAAAGATGTGCCCTCGTTTCCCTGAGCCAGTACTCCTGGAACACCCCATCCCTGCGCTTAAGGAAGCATTAGAAAAG ATAGACGTTGTCCTAAGGTTAAGTATTCATGAAGCTAGACTACCAGCTCTGTCTGCCATCATTGTCTTCAACGACTCTGTGTTGTGGAATGGAAACTTTGGCAGAAGGAATGGGAGTGATCCCTCCTCGCCTCCACCCAACGAATACACAGTGTACAG AATCGCTAGTCTCTCGAAGATCTTCCCGACACTGATGCTGTACAAGCTATGGGAGGAGGGGAAGGTGGCCTCCTTGGATGACCCTCTGGAGAAGTATGCAGCAAACTTCACCATCAAGAACCCGCTGGGGAAGCGGCGGGAAGTTGTGGATGTCAAGGCTGGTTCTGACAGAGATACCCAGCCACGCTCTCCCTCTGTCACCCTTCGCAGGATGGCCAGTCAGCTCTCTG GGTTACCCAGGCGGCTTCGGGCAACAAATCTACTCTGGGATGGAGACACAGAGGCTGCTATATATCTGTTACAGGATGATGTCCTAGTGGCAGACCCAGGCACCAA ATGTCACTACAGCAACGTGGCCTTCTCTTTATTGGCTAACGTCTTGGCCGAGAACTTTGCGAAATCTGACTACGAAAGCTGGGTGTCCGACAACATCCTGGAGCAGCTGGGGATGGAGGACACAGGCTTTGATATCACCCCAGCCATTCAGAGCCAGATGGCGGTGGGCGTGTACAGCAGTGGCCAATCGGCACCCCTCTACGACCTGGGCTGGTATCGGCCCGCTGGCCAGATGTACTCCACGGTGGCCGACATGGCCAAACTGGCCATGGTGCTTCTGGGGGCCTACAGCCGACCCCTCCTCCAACAGGACACCCTGAAGACCCTGCTGACCCCTCTGTTCCGCTGCCACCAGGGCTACTTTGCCAACTACACCGGCACACCCTGGGAGGTCAACGAGCAGCTGGGCTACGAGGTGGTTCGTAAGGACGGAGACCTGGACGGCTACGCCACCACCTTCTCCCTGGTTCCCCGGCTGAAGCTGGGCCTGGTGGTGCTGATGGCCGGGGTGAGGCCACCAGCAATGGATGGGGATCTGGTCACCCAGGCCTACAGCCATCTCATCCCAGCCATGGAGAGCGCCTTCAGGGACGCACAGCGCAAGCTCTCGCCACCGCCCGACCCCACGCCCTATGTGGGCCTCTTCACCTACCAGAACATGACCTTCTATGAAATAAAGGCGAGCTTGGGCGGGGTGTTGGTCATGCAGCAGTTTGGGCCCCAGGTGGACACCATGGTGCCGGCCAAGTACAGGACTATCAGGCTTGACTTCCTGCAGGAGAGGGTGTTCAGGGTGGTGTTCGAGGGGGAGTACCCCTGCAAGCTGAAGGTCAACAGCATGTCAGTGTCTCTGGAGACCCAGGACAGGCAACTCTTTAACTTCTATTATTTCAACAAGAAGGGCGTGTCGCCTGGATTCGACTCCCCTGGACTCAACACTTACAAAGTGCTCCGGATAGCTCGACGGCCAATCTTCAACAGTTAA